The Poecilia reticulata strain Guanapo linkage group LG4, Guppy_female_1.0+MT, whole genome shotgun sequence genomic interval CTGTGTCGGGGCTCGCTGATCGTTACATGGAAGGAGGAGGGGGCAGAGAAGTGGATTATGCCTCTTGTAAACGCCTGGGTTCGAGCTACAGAGCATTGCCCAAGACCTATCAGCAGCCAAAATGCAGTGGGCGCACTGCTCTTTGCAAAGAGGTACAATCAGAAGTCCTCatagttttattctgttttgttttgaaaactttctccCCTCTTCTTTTCTCacataaaatattgtaaattcTGATTAAATACTATTTGCAAGTCCAAATCTTTGATTACTGATTAATAATCTTTTCTATCTGTGCATGTTAAGGTCCTAAATGACACCTGGGTTTCATTCCCCTCCTGGTCGGAGGACTCGACCTTTGTTAGCTCAAAGAAGACTCCGTATGAAGAGCAACTGCATCGCTGTGAGGATGAAAGATTTGAGGTGACCataatatttattgtaaaatgtttttttgtttttttttaatggagcatATGAGTTTGATCTATTTGCAGGTTAGGTCTTTTAAAAGATCTCATTATTAAACTCTATGGTTGCGAAACATGTGACTGTGTCTCATCTAAATGCTCCGtctgtcacattttgtcacacttgtAGTTGGACGTTGTGCTGGAGACGAATTTGGCCACCATCAGGGTGTTGGAGAGCGTGCAGAAGAAACTGTCTCGCCTGTCACCAGAGGACCAGGAAAGATTCAGATTAGATGACTGCCTGGGTGGCACCTCTGAGGTCATCCAGCGCCGCGCTGTCTATCGTATCTATGGTGACAAGGCCCCTGAGATCATCGAGGGGCTGAAGAAGAGTCCTGCCACCGCTGTGCCTGTGGTGCTTAAGaggtttgtctttttatattctaacttcaagtttttttgtcttttttttttttactaaaagttCAACATCCTCTACAGCAATATGCATTGTTGCTCACATTGTAGGATTGTTATCTATGCTAATGAACATCTCTAAGTTTTACGGTTTGAGATGTTTGTACTACATGCTGTGGGAGCTTGAATCAACTTAAGTGCtgatttgtaatatttttatgttggtGCCAAGTAGAACTGTGCAATATCTCAATCACAAAGGACTGCCTATATGAAATATTTGGTAGGATACTATCAGATTATAATGCTGTGCATTATAATAGGCCTGTTGAAAGGACTGCAACTGATTTTAAGCAACACCTGATGTGTATCTTAAGTGGCTGAGATCCTGTAACCTATAGAGCGTGATTGggacttaattattttttattgggggggagaaaatgtacataatttttaaaataatttttctcttgtAATACATGAAAACAATCAACTACAAAGAATAATGACCAGatgtaaaatgaaatgactACTTCGGTACCAGACTAGACGGCAGGCTTTAGTCTCTATTGTTTGGTATCAGTATCAGTCTTAGCTCAAAACATCTCTGCATTTGTTCTGCATTCTTGTATGGAGAACTGAAAACCCATAGCAAGAATTTTCCAAATGCTTTAATATCTTTTCGCACACCTAATATTTATTACTGTGTGTTTCATACAATGCATCACTGTTATGTTTTTCACCATTCAGGTTAAAAGCCAAGGAGGAGGAGTGGAGAGAGGCCCAGCAGGGTTTCAACAAGATTTGGAGAGAGCAATATGAGAAAGCCTACCTGAAGTCCCTGGACCACCAAGGAGTGAACTTCAAGCAGAATGACATGAAGGCCCTGCGGTCAAAAAGTCTCCTCAATGAGATTGAAAGCATCTATGATGAGGTAAAACCTCTGAGGTCttgataaatgtttaaagaaacatcCAACAGACTTgttctgtttacatttgtttattttaaagttgagCTTTCCCATTAGTTTTTTATTACACATAAGATGAAAAATCATCATTTAGGAAATTGTCACGACACATGTCTTTAATTAAAACCATGGCTCTTGAATGCAGGTGATAATTTCAGATATGAAACTTCACAGCCACGTAACTGAACTTCTTGACAGTTAGAGCAACTTAATAATGAAAAAGGCAAAACTGGACTGTTtgtattttcacaattttatcaTTGTTATAAAACCTGTTataaacacactgcaaaaacacaaagtgttacaaagtatttttagtttcttgtgcaaatgtGTTTGTACACTTGATATAAGCTAAAACTAACATgcaagtacattttcagcaagataaaggagcttgttttaagtcaataatgtcTTAATATTAGTAAAGTTgtagctccactggcagattatatCACTTGGGAATAATGTCTTGTTAGAAgggaaataatctgacagtggaaCTGGCActtgtttgcttatttttaaatcaatattaagtaattattgacataaaacaagcttctatgtTGTCCTGAAAGgtcacttgtaagttagttttgccttgtTTCAACTGTACTTATTTgtgtactttgtttttgcagtgcacctCTATTATCTTCCTCACTATCTCTTTATTGaactgtttttcattcattccaGCGTCAGGAGCAGAGCACAGAAGAAGGAGGCGTTGGTCATCAGAGCCGTAACGGTTCGGGCTCAGCGTCCCCCAGCGAGCCTCACATGATGTTCACATATGAGGACAAGCAGATCCTGGAAGACGCCGCCTCCCTCATCATCTACCATGTGAAACGGCAGCCCACCATCCACAAGGATGACAAGGACCACATCAAGCGCATCATCCAGCACTTTGTTCCCGACCTCTTCTTCTCTCGCCGCGGTGAGCTCAGTGATACAGAAGAATGGACCGATGAGGAGGCGGAGCCTGACGACGGGGCAGAaagagggggcggagcctctgcACCAacggcagcagctggaggaggaagtggCCATCCGAACAGTGCGTCAGGGGGATCAGCAGCATCAACGGCAACAGCCACAGGAAGTCAGCCTCCATTACAGCCAGCTCAGAACCAGAACGAGAACCAGTCCCAACTGCAGCAGCAACTCAACGGTGAGTCCAGGAGGAGGCGCTGCAGCCCATCTCAGCCTACGGACACTGAGCCCTCCAGCACATCCAGTAGCACGAACCAACCTGCAGTGACGACTTCCTCCACCCCTGGCTCTACTCCCATGGAGGCGAGCTCCAGCGCCGTGGGAGAAAAAGTGGACCTCCGCGACCCCGAAGCAGAACACCAGAAGGAGCTGGATGGCGTCTATAACCTCTTCTTTGTAAACAACAACTGGTATTTCTTTTTGCGGCTGCACCAGACTCTGTGTTCGCGGCTGCTGCGGGTTTACCGGCAAGCTGAACGGCAGCTGCTGGAGCACCGAGCGGAGCAGAGCCGGGAGAGGCTGCTGATGGcggaggggaggagggagaaGGCGTGCGACCTGGCCATGGAGCTCCGCCTCAAACAGCCCAGTAAGTATTTGTCAGTGCAAAGAGGAGGTTAGGACTCCTCTTTGCTGATTTATCAGCACCaatttctttagttttgggAGATTAATGATCGGctgatacttgcatgtgaagctgatcttatccccTGATGTTATCTACCtgagcaaaggtctaaaaatcaaccagtGTCCTTTTCTGCTCCCCTATGAGAGGCTTGACAGTTAGCCCCACCCACCAAGTCATATCTGCACATTCGccgttaacaatagtcaccccactgttaccaacttAGAAAAAGATACATAATGCCCAACTTATTGGgcaaaatcggaatcggcaggtcgGGCTTTTTAAAGAGCTGTAATCATGGaccggccagaaaactgcaacctTGAGTAGGTGTTTCAATTTATTCTTATAAAAGCCTTCATCTAAACAGCATTAGCCACATgtgatgtaaagaaaatgtgaatctAATAATCTCTGAATCTAAAGGTAGGTTTGAATCAGATTTCCTGCTGTGCATGTGATCACATGATGGCAGACAATGCAGTCTGGAAATGATTGGGATTTAATTTAAGTCATTTCCAGATCTGAAAGGATGAAAGATCTTTATTCCCAATCTCTAGTACCAGATTATGTATCTTTTTCtgctattaaaaatataaatatgtaagtatctggaaaataaaaagacataattGAACctttctgtttgtgctttaaaaattgGTTAAAAAGACTGAAGACTGGGAGTTTATGGCTGAAAAATCATGGATCCTACATAGAGATGCATAAATAACATCGACATCACtcagtaatttttttacatatctgtgTCGATACGATAAATAAACTGGGCTGATATTAACAGTAATATTTATGTCACTCTTAATATGGTTGCCTTAGTTTCTGGAGGGAGAGGATGATGGTCATGTGAtctttgtttggtcatgtgacggTGATGCAGTGCAGGATCAGTggtttggtcattttttttcaaggtATCAAATTGTTAGTGAAATATTGCATAcaagagatattttttttattggtcatAAAGTCAACATTAATATTGAATACCAAAATGTGCTCAAATTGTCCTATTTGTGCATCCCTAATCTTAAAATGTGTGTGGAAGCTGAGAGAAAGTGGTTAGCTGGAGCTTCACACCTGTTCTATTGTTTGGCTTGTTTGTGTTCAGAAAGTGAAAGTCAGACTGCatttaaatctgcatttaatCTGTTAATCATACAAGTTTCAGAATTGCTCATTTGTTGCAGTATTAGTTGAGCAATGTATCTAGTAGTCGCCATTTATAGATCGACTCTTCTCTCTAAATTAATTGAAGTCAAATTATACAGGTGGGGCTGCGTTGACTGTCAGGCGGCCATGACGGGCGATTTGCTTACTCACTTTCACCCTGCTGCAATATTTTGAGAAAAGCAAAACTGTAAGTAGTGATGAGCTGCTAGCAGACCAGGAGGGGAAAATTGTTGCTGGATTAGAGATCTGAAATGGTCTCTGGATGTTTGGAACTGGATCAGATAAGTCAAAGGGTAAAGAGATAACAGAGGTTACTGTTGGTAAATCTGAATCTATAGCTTAACATTTATTACAACTGAGCTAAACACTGGTGCTCTGTCACTCTGGGAACACGCAAAGCTTAAACCTCGCTTCCTGTCCATTAATTTTACATATGATGGTGGACATGGAAGACAATTTAAGTTAAGCTCTTtccagcaaaacatttttcttgtttaatttgAGGAGTTTTCCAACCATTTCAACTACCTGCTGCCTTTTACTCGAAGCACCAACTCTGTCTGTTCAGTGATTGCAAAAACCTCCCATCTGCTTGCTCTCTACTTTAAGCAAACTGGACAACTAAATATTAGTACTAGTAGAAATCACCTTTTAAGGTTTTTGAAAGGACAAAAGTTAGAGCTGTTTATGAAATGgtgctttaaaataaagtgtagttcctataacagaaaaaaaaacacccagttaAATCTGAAGATCTGTTTTAAAACCGCCCCAGAATAGATTTGCATATCTGTAAATGTCAACCCTACAGAACACACACTGCTCTGGGTTTCAGATACACGCCGACTTCTACCTGGAGGGAAATGACTAAGCTGCTCTTTAACAAAACGGTGTGAAAACCCGTAACATTGCCTCTTTGTCTGCAGGCGAGGTTGAGTTAGAGGAGTACTATCCAGCCTTCCTGGACATGGTGCGCAGTCTCCTGGACGGCAACTTGGACTCCACACAGTATGAAGACACGCTGAGAGAGATGTTCACCATCCACGCCTACATCGGCTTCACCATCGACAAGGTCATCCACAACATCATCCGGCAGGTGATTATGCTTCTTTGCCTCTGTCTTTTAGCTTGGTCTCGTTCCACTTGGAAGCAGTTGTTCTGTAACCCATTCTCCTCTGCCCTCAGCTGCAGCACCTGGTGAGCGACGAAGTGTGTCTGCAGGTGGTGGACCTTTATCTGgctgagaggaagagaggggCGGCAGGCGGGAACCTGTCCTCCCAGTGCGTCAGAGCAGCTTGGGAGACGAGCTACCAGTGGAAGGCTGAGAGGATCATGGCTGAAGAGAACTGCTTCAAGGTGAGCAGAGTGCTGCTGCAGGTAGAGCTGGATAACCCCgagtgaaattaaagcagaTTAAGTTTACATTAACAGAC includes:
- the sin3b gene encoding paired amphipathic helix protein Sin3b; the encoded protein is MAKIQAHSTAKQINQIQDKPYVITQKQVQQQHFQKLKVEDALSYLDQVKIRFANDPGIYNKFLDIMKEFKSQSIDTPGVINRVSQLFHGHPDLVLGFNAFLPPGYRIEIPKNGMAFLQSPFTTQVSPGQPVKSLTTPAVAATSGSVPAAHSEAGPAQTSDTKAASSDNQSSTSAGPSEPPSKLTLPLTSKEGHSQATTSSISPPASETSPVEFDSAISYVNKIKNRFLDHPEIYRAFLEILHTYQKEQLEVKESRGGRGSSGMTEDEVFSKVASLFKGQEDLLAEFGQFLPDAKRSLFTGSSLTGGKEQVKKSEEEDPITKQNKKRPRPLLMHMSPLLKKKMKYPCAKDQSFASVGKHGVLREFSFFDKVRRLFKSQEVYENFLRCIALFNQEVVSGAELLQLVTPFLGKFPELYSQFKSFLGDKELSHAVSGLADRYMEGGGGREVDYASCKRLGSSYRALPKTYQQPKCSGRTALCKEVLNDTWVSFPSWSEDSTFVSSKKTPYEEQLHRCEDERFELDVVLETNLATIRVLESVQKKLSRLSPEDQERFRLDDCLGGTSEVIQRRAVYRIYGDKAPEIIEGLKKSPATAVPVVLKRLKAKEEEWREAQQGFNKIWREQYEKAYLKSLDHQGVNFKQNDMKALRSKSLLNEIESIYDERQEQSTEEGGVGHQSRNGSGSASPSEPHMMFTYEDKQILEDAASLIIYHVKRQPTIHKDDKDHIKRIIQHFVPDLFFSRRGELSDTEEWTDEEAEPDDGAERGGGASAPTAAAGGGSGHPNSASGGSAASTATATGSQPPLQPAQNQNENQSQLQQQLNGESRRRRCSPSQPTDTEPSSTSSSTNQPAVTTSSTPGSTPMEASSSAVGEKVDLRDPEAEHQKELDGVYNLFFVNNNWYFFLRLHQTLCSRLLRVYRQAERQLLEHRAEQSRERLLMAEGRREKACDLAMELRLKQPSEVELEEYYPAFLDMVRSLLDGNLDSTQYEDTLREMFTIHAYIGFTIDKVIHNIIRQLQHLVSDEVCLQVVDLYLAERKRGAAGGNLSSQCVRAAWETSYQWKAERIMAEENCFKVMFIQNKGQVTMTLELLDTEEAQADDPLDVQCLSSYMEQFVGTESSLCSQAEGYFFKPVFLPRNLRRFRRWQVRQVEAMRCRREWHRQLAVENAGSLECRFKLNTHKMVFVMNSEDYMYRRGALVKARKSQHQVAACQHERFDKWHQSWLANHVPALAERSVQNWLMGEEEEDFIPCKTTCLSTELKGQAVNRYQVHYSSSKAPSSP